The DNA window GGCGAGGATCACCTTGTCGCGCGAGCCCCGCGCCTTGAACCAGGATCCGATGATCCGCTCGGTCGAGCCCTGCGTCTCGGGCCGGGGCGGAATCGAGTAGAGCTCGGCCGTGTCGAAGAAGTTGATGCCCTGGTCGAGGGCGTAATCCATCTGCGCATGGCCATCGGCCTCGGTGTTCTGCTGGCCCCAGGTCATGGTGCCGAGGCAGATGAGGCTGACATTGAGATCCGTGCGGCCGAGGCGGCGGTATTCCATGGGTAAGCTCCTCGCGGGGACATGATCCCCCGCGTTCAGGCGAGAATGAGGCGCCGACGAGGATCAGCGCTGAGAAAGACGGGCGAGAAAGCTCTCGACGCTGGGCAGAATGCGCTCGACGATGATCTCCACGCCCTTGGCCGTCGGGTGCATCCCGTCGGGCAGGTTGAGGGATTTTTCACCGACGATTCCGTCCAGGAAGAAGGGATAGAGCACAAGGTCGTGCTTCTTCGCAATGTCCGGATAGATGCTGTCGAATTTCTGCACGTAATCCGGCCCGAGATTGCGCGAGGCATACATGCCCGCGAGCATGACCGGGATATTGCGGCTTTTGAGGCGCTCGACGATGGCCTCCAGGTTCTTGCGGGTCCCGGCCGGGTCGAGCCCGCGCAGCATGTCGTTGGCGCCGAGTTCCAGGATCACCCCGTCGGTGCCGTCCGGCACGGACCAGTCGAGCCGGTCGAGGCCGCCCGAGGACGTGTCGCCGGACACCCCCGCATTGGCGACCTCCACCTTGTAGCCTTTGGCCTTGAGCGCCCGCTCCAGGGCCACCGGGAAGGCCGCCTCCTGCGGCAGGTTGTAGCCGGCGCTGAGGCTGTCGCCGAGGGCCACGAGGCGGATGGTCCGCCCTTGCGCCTGGGCCGCCGGCAAGGGAGCGAAGACCGGGGCGATCATGGCGGCCAGGGCCGCCGCACACGCAAAAATGATCGTCATGAACGGGCCGGATTGGCGCTTCATCGATAGGCTTCCCATCTCTACCGGACTAGAACCGGGCAACTTCGGATTTTCCAACAGATCGGGTGAATGGGCATGCAGGACAAGGCCATCGCGCTGCACGACGTCGATTTGAGCCTCGGGCGCGGAGCCGCACGGGTCCATATCCTCAAGGGCATTTCCCTGGAGGTCGGCAGGGGCGAGGCGGTGGGACTGGTCGGACCGTCGGGCTCGGGCAAGTCGACCCTGCTCATGACCATGGCCGGGCTCGAGCGGCCCGATTCGGGCCGGGTGATCGTCGACGGCACCGACCTGTCGGGGCTCGACGAGGACGCGCTGGCGCGCTTTCGCGGCCGGCGCATCGGCATCGTGTTCCAGTCCTTCCACCTCGTCCCGACCATGACGGCCCTGGAGAACGTGGCGCTCCCGCTGGAGCTCGCCGGCGAGGGCGAGGCCTTCGAACGGGCCGAGGCCGAACTGCAGGCCGTGGGGCTCGGCCACCGCCTGCACCATTATCCGGCGCAGCTCTCGGGCGGCGAGCAGCAGCGCGTGGCGATCGCCCGCGCCATCGTGCCCAACCCGGCGATCCTGGTGGCCGACGAGCCCACCGGCAATCTCGACGAGACCACCGGGCAGTCCATCGTCGACCTGCTCTTCGCCCTGAAACGCGACCGGGGCGCCACCCTGGTCCTCGTGACCCATGATCTCAACCTCGCCCGCCTGTGCGAC is part of the Microvirga terrae genome and encodes:
- a CDS encoding arylesterase; the protein is MKRQSGPFMTIIFACAAALAAMIAPVFAPLPAAQAQGRTIRLVALGDSLSAGYNLPQEAAFPVALERALKAKGYKVEVANAGVSGDTSSGGLDRLDWSVPDGTDGVILELGANDMLRGLDPAGTRKNLEAIVERLKSRNIPVMLAGMYASRNLGPDYVQKFDSIYPDIAKKHDLVLYPFFLDGIVGEKSLNLPDGMHPTAKGVEIIVERILPSVESFLARLSQR
- a CDS encoding ABC transporter ATP-binding protein; this translates as MQDKAIALHDVDLSLGRGAARVHILKGISLEVGRGEAVGLVGPSGSGKSTLLMTMAGLERPDSGRVIVDGTDLSGLDEDALARFRGRRIGIVFQSFHLVPTMTALENVALPLELAGEGEAFERAEAELQAVGLGHRLHHYPAQLSGGEQQRVAIARAIVPNPAILVADEPTGNLDETTGQSIVDLLFALKRDRGATLVLVTHDLNLARLCDRMVRLRSGQVEAGAASAVA